A window of Argopecten irradians isolate NY chromosome 1, Ai_NY, whole genome shotgun sequence contains these coding sequences:
- the LOC138305948 gene encoding BLOC-1-related complex subunit 5-like isoform X2: protein MRHSPRNVGGRPRSSTKEGKDDTPKHKIVVVADGNVSPKDKDPELTKLEAIPVFYPIMRGSLNIPTSSRDPDILDKLDHQQILLLCIRYQEHLRQLSEAVAFDQNALCVRIKEIDCAINMLVKLMSDRQKKYHKYAEQFTRASETLTVLNRVKDSMDNIIPKMDRLNQLLPESDQLEPFSIYMNTPQTSTAPSK, encoded by the exons ATGCGACACTCCCCTCGTAATGTGGGTGGTCGGCCACGTTCATCAACAAAGGAGGGCAAGGATGACACACCTAAACACAAGATTGTAGTGGTAGCTGATGGCAATGTTTCCCCTAAAGACAAGGACCCAGAGTTAACCAAGCTTGAAGCTATCCCTGTCTTCTACCCTATCATGCGAGGCTCACTTAACATTCCCACAAGTTCCCGCGATCCTGATATTCTCGACAAACTGGATCATCAACAAATACTGCTGTTGTGTATTCGATACCAAGAACACCTTCGACAGTTATCAGAAGCTGTTGCCTTTGATCAAAATGCCCTTTGTGTTCGCATAAAGGAG ATTGACTGTGCTATTAACATGCTTGTGAAGTTGATGTCTGATAGACAGAAGAAATACCACAAATATGCGGAACAGTTTACAAGAGCATCAGAGACCCTGACTGTTCTAAACAGGGTCAAGGACTCGATGGACAATATCATACCTAAGATGGACCGACTGAACCAACTTTTACCGGAAAGTGACCAGCTAGAACCGTTCAGTATATATATGAACACCCCTCAAACATCCACAGCTCCCAGCAAATAG
- the LOC138305948 gene encoding BLOC-1-related complex subunit 5-like isoform X1 produces MGSEQSSQPPAGAPGSSIKSQRDEDIPYTSFSISKPIDGEPMRHSPRNVGGRPRSSTKEGKDDTPKHKIVVVADGNVSPKDKDPELTKLEAIPVFYPIMRGSLNIPTSSRDPDILDKLDHQQILLLCIRYQEHLRQLSEAVAFDQNALCVRIKEIDCAINMLVKLMSDRQKKYHKYAEQFTRASETLTVLNRVKDSMDNIIPKMDRLNQLLPESDQLEPFSIYMNTPQTSTAPSK; encoded by the exons ATGGGTTCTGAGCAGAGTTCACAGCCTCCTGCTGGAGCCCCTGGTAGTAGCATCAAGTCCCAGAGAGATGAGGATATCCCATATACCTCATTCTCCATCAGTAAACCTATAGATGGAG AGCCGATGCGACACTCCCCTCGTAATGTGGGTGGTCGGCCACGTTCATCAACAAAGGAGGGCAAGGATGACACACCTAAACACAAGATTGTAGTGGTAGCTGATGGCAATGTTTCCCCTAAAGACAAGGACCCAGAGTTAACCAAGCTTGAAGCTATCCCTGTCTTCTACCCTATCATGCGAGGCTCACTTAACATTCCCACAAGTTCCCGCGATCCTGATATTCTCGACAAACTGGATCATCAACAAATACTGCTGTTGTGTATTCGATACCAAGAACACCTTCGACAGTTATCAGAAGCTGTTGCCTTTGATCAAAATGCCCTTTGTGTTCGCATAAAGGAG ATTGACTGTGCTATTAACATGCTTGTGAAGTTGATGTCTGATAGACAGAAGAAATACCACAAATATGCGGAACAGTTTACAAGAGCATCAGAGACCCTGACTGTTCTAAACAGGGTCAAGGACTCGATGGACAATATCATACCTAAGATGGACCGACTGAACCAACTTTTACCGGAAAGTGACCAGCTAGAACCGTTCAGTATATATATGAACACCCCTCAAACATCCACAGCTCCCAGCAAATAG